A stretch of DNA from Variovorax paradoxus:
CAGGTCGGCGACAAGACCCTGATCGACACGCTGGTGCCGGCGCGCGATGCCTACCGCGCCGTGCTCGCCGGGGGCGGTGGCTTTGCGGCCTGCCTGTCGGTGATGAGCGCTGCGGCCCAGCAGGGACGCGACGCCACCAAGGACCTGCAGGCCCGCATCGGCCGTTCGGCGCGGCTGGGCGCACGTTCGATCGGCGTGCTCGACGCGGGCGCCACCTCGTGCTGCCTGATCCTGCAGACGCTGGCGGCGTCGCTGCAGCGCCAACTGGCCCGCTGAACCCCGATCACTTTCAACGAGGAAACCCTTCTCATGACTTCCATCCAGGCCGTCGTCTTCGACATGGACGGCATCCTCATCGACTCCGAAGTGCTCTGGCGCCAAGCGCGCGAGGAGTTCGCCGCCGACCACGGCATGACCTGGAGCGCCGAGGACCAGGAATCGACCATGGGCTGCAACACCCGCATGTGGTCGCGCCTCATGGTCGAGCGGCTCGACCTGCGCGCCAGGCTCGGCATGGACGAGGCCGCGATCGCCCGCGAAATCAAAGGCCGGTTGCTGGCGAAGTACGAGACGCACCTGCCCGAGCGTGAAGGTGCGATCGCTGCGGTGCGGCTGGCGGCGACCCGGTACAAGGTCGCGCTGGCCTCCGGCTCGCCGAACGAGTTGGCCGCACATGTGATGAAGGTGACGGGCCTGGACAAGGTGTTTCTTGCCGCGACCTATGGCGACGATGTGGCGCACGGCAAGCCCGCCCCCGACATCTACCTCGATGTTCTGAAGAAGATCGGCGTGAAACCCGAGCACGCTGTCGGCGTTGAAGACTCCGGCAACGGCATCCGTTCGCTGCGCGCGGCCGGCATGGGCATCATCGCGGCGCCGGGACCTGAGTTTCCGCTCACCGATGAGGTGCTCGGCCTGGCCGACGTGCGCATCGTGGAGATGACGGCGTTCGATCTCGACCTGGTGGAGCGCGCCAGCGCAGCCCACATGGTCAGACAGCAGCGCTGAGCCTGCTGCAATCAGCGGCCCGCGACCGCGTGCCCCGCAATCGCATCGATCACCGGCCCCCACGTCACCTTCGGCAGCGCGTGCCCCATGCCCTCGATGGTCACCATCTTTGCACCGGGCACGTGCCGCGCCACGTCCTTCCCGCACTCGATCGGCACCAGCGGATCGGCATCGCCATGGATCACCAGCGTCGGCACCTTCAGCGACGCGAGCCGCTCCCGGCGGCTGCCTGACGCGATGATCGCCGCGAGCTGGCGCGCGTAGCCGGCCGGGTGCAGGCCGCGCTCGAACGTGCGTTCCGCGCGTGCGGCGTCGAGTGCTTCTTCGTCCGGATGCGAGCCGGCGCGCAGCACCTTCATCACTTGCTGCTGGCGCGCGATGTAGCCGGCGCGGTCCAGCGGCGTGGGTGTGAGCAGCACCTGCAGCGCCTGGGGCTGCGGCGGTGGCAGGTCGGGTGCGCCGCTCGTTGCCATGATCGACACCAGCGTGCGCACGCGCGCCGGATGGCGCAGCGCGATCTCCTGGCCGATGGCGCCGCCCATCGAGGCGCCGACGATGTGGGCACTTTCCATGTCGAGCGCATCGAGCAGGCCGACGGCATCGTCGGCCATGTCGGCCAGCGTGTACGGCACCTGCGACGCACTCACGGGCACGCCGGCCAGCGCCTGCCCCAGCAGCTTCGCCACGTCGGGAATACCCGCAAAGCTCAGGCGCGTGGACAGCCCGATGTCGCGGTTGTCAAAACGGATGACGCGGTAGCCGCGCGCGGCCAGGCGTTCGCAAAAGGCTTCGTCCCACGCAATCATCTGCGTGCCCAGGCCCATGATCAACAGCAGCGGCGGCGCGGCCGGATCGCCGAAGCAGTCATACGCCAGCTCGATGCCGTTGGACGAAGCGAACAGGGTGGAGGCGAGGTCGCGGTGCATGGTGCGTGGAGATGAAAAGGAAGGGGAGAGAAAGGAAGAGAAGCGAAAGGCAACCGTCGCGCGTTGCGCTTTGCGCCCTGTGGCCGGGCCGGTGGTTCGCCGACGATCTTTCCGTGGCGTGCCGCAGCGAGAAAGGTTCGTTCAGACCATCCGCGAGTGACTTCGGGACAATTTCGCACCATCGGGAAACTCCGAGTCTGCACGCGCAGAACGCTTCGATATCCTGCGACGACCTTGGAGTGCGAAGCCAGTGGCGGCCTCGCAATCGAAGGCACGTGTTCTGAAGGGATTGAATCGCCGTGCATCGTTCGCCACCCGACTTCGCGTCACGCGTCTACGGACCCCAGCGCGTCGCAGCCATCGTCGCCACCCTGGTCGAAGAAGGCATCACACCGGGACACACCCTGAGCGGAAGCGGCCTGACGGAAGAACAACTGCGCGCACCCGCGACGCGGATTTCCTACGAGCAAGCGGCCATCGTCTTCCGCAACGCGGTGCGTCTTGCGCCCGGCCCGACCATCGCCTTCCGCGCGGGCATCCGCATGCACCTCACGGCCTACGGCATGTACGGCTACGGGTTGCTGAGCAGTCCCACGCACGCCGACCTGATGGACTTCAGCATCAAGTACAACCGTGTCATGGGCCCCGTGGCCGGGCCGGTGTCGTACGCGTGCAGCGGTGGCACCGCGGTGCTGCCCTACGAGGTGCTGCTGTCGTCCGATCCGCAAGACCCGCTGTACCGCTTCGCGCTCGAGTTCGCCTTTGCGGTGCACCTGCGGCTGGGCCGCGATCTCTTCGGTCCTTCGTTCGGGCTCTGTGCATTGCACGTGCGCTTTGCCGAGCCCGAAGACCTGAGCGCCTACCGCACGCTGTTCGGCTGCCCCGTGGCCTTCGGCCAGCCGCGCGACGAGCTGCGCATCGGCTCGCCGTGGGTCGACCATCCGCCGCGGCTGCCCGACTCGGTCACGCATGCGATGGTGAGCGAGATGTGCCAGCAGGTGCTGGCCGACCTGCCGCGCTCGGGCGGTGTTTCGTCGGTGGTGCGGCGCACGCTGATCGACCACATGCCGTGGCGCTTTCCGACCATCGAGCCGATGGCCTCGGAGCTGTCGATCCATCCGCGCACCTTGCGCCGCCGGCTCGAAACCGAAGGCACGACCTACCGAGGCATCCTGGCCGATGTGCGTCGCGTGCTGGCCATCGAGTACCTGCGCACCACGCGCATGACCACCGAGGAAATCGCCGAGCGACTGGGCTACAGCGACGCCTCGAACTTCCGCCACGCATTCGTGCGATGGACCGGCCGCAGCCCGCAGGACTACCGCGCGGCGAAGGCCTGAGCTTCTTCGAGCGATGCCGCATAGGGCATCGCGAACTTCACTGCTGATCCACACGCGAGCGCGTTCGCATGTCTCGCATGTGGCTGTCGATCCACACCTCTGTGCGCAGGTGTGAGCCGTGCCTGCGCGTCGTTTCCACACGCGTCCCGAAATCACCGCGAAGTGGTCGCATCGCACCTTTTCTTGTCGACGTCGCCGCGAAAAGATGGCGCCCGGAGCAACCAGAACAAAGTGCCCGATCCGAGCCTCGCTGAAGGCGCGGACGAGGCCGACAGGAGACAGACCACACATGGATGCACCTCGCGCGTGCCGGCATGCCCGGCACGGACTGGACGTACGCGGCGGGTTCACCCCATGCATGCGAGCCGACTCACAGGCAGGGCGCCGCCGTTGCGCGTCGCCTGTTCCTCTTTTTTCCCCGACCTCGATCCTCTCTCGAACGACCGCCCGACCGGGTAGCCGTGTGCATCGCGACTGCACGTCGGGCTTTTTCTTCCTCTGTCTTTTTCTCCTTTTCCCTTTTCCTCCACTCCCGAGATGACCATGACCGAATCTTCTTCGATGGCCCCACCGTCCCGTCGCCTGCTGATGCTCGAGTGGCGCGCCGTGGCGGAGCTGTCCGCGTTCTTCACCATGGCCCCGATGCTGCGCATGGCGCCTTCAGGCGACGGACATCCCGTGCTCGTGCTGCCCGGCCTCTCGGCGAGCGATGCATCGACACAACCGCTGCGCGCCTTCCTGCGCGACCGCGGCTACCGCGCGCACGGATGGAAGCTCGGCCCCAACCTCGGCCCGCGCCCCGGCGTGGAAGACCGGATGCAGGCGCGCCTGGCCGAGCTGAACGAGCGCTACCAGCGCAAGGTGAGCATCGTCGGCTGGAGCCTGGGCGGCGTGTTCGCACGCGAGCTGGCACGGCGTGCGCCCTCGCAGGTGCGCAGCGTCATCACGCTGGGCAGTCCGTTCGCGGGCGAGCCGCGCGCGAGCAACGCGTGGCGGCTGTACGAAAGGGTGAGCGAGCGCAAGGTCGAGGACTGGCCCGAGCGCGAACGCATGCGCACGCCGCCGCCCGTGCCGGCCAGCGCCATCTACAGCCGCAGCGACGGCATCGTGGCCTGGCAGGGCTGCCGCGAACGCGAGACCGCGACCTCGGAAAACATCGAGGTCGAAGGCAGCCACTGCGGCCTCGGCCACAACCCCGTGGTGCTCTACGCCATTGCCGACCGGCTCGCACAGCCCGAAGGCGAATGGAAGCCCTTCCGCCGCGAAGGCCTGCGCCGCCTGCTGTACCTCGACCCGCACCGCGACGTGCGCAAGGCCGCCTGACGCGCCGCATCACCAATTGACTCAGTCACTCACTCACTTCCTGGAGACGCACATGAACAGCAAGCCCTGGCTGGCTTCCTACCCCGAAGGCGTGGCGTGGGACCACGAGATCACGCCCACCTCGGTCCAGCAGATATTGACCGACGCCGTGGCCGGCTTCCCCGACCGGCCGGCCATCGACTTCATGGGCAAGCGCCTGAACTACCGCGAGCTCGGCGCGCTGGTCGATCGCGCCGCCAAGGGGCTGCAGGCGCTTGGCGTGCGCCCCGGCGTGCACGTCGGCCTCTTCTTGCCGAACACGCCGCACTACCTGGTCGCGCTGTTCGGCGTGCTGCAGGCGGGCGGCACGGTGGTCAACTACTCGCCGCTCGATGCGGCCAAAGTGCTCGAGCACAAGATCGAGGACAGCCAGACCGATTTCCTCATCACGCTCGACCTGGCGTCGCTGTACCCGCAGATGGCCGCCATGCTCGGCACCACGCGGCTGAAGAAGCTCATCGTCGGCAACCTCGCCGAGATGACGGGTGCACCCGAGCAGGTGGCCGCGCAGATGAAGGCGAAGAACGAAACGGTCGAGATCTCCGGCGACGAGCACCACCTGCGTTTTTCCGAGCTGCTCGACAACGACGGCCGCTACACGCCGCACCCGCTCGGCGATCCGCGCGAGGCGCTGGCCATCCTGCAGTACACGGGCGGCACCACCGGCCTGCCCAAGGGCGCGATGCTCACGCATGCCAACCTGTCGTCGGCCTGCGAGCAGGTGGTGATCACGCAGTCGGGCACGCCGCCCGTGCTGCAGAGGGGCACCGAGCGGCTGCTCGCGGTGCTGCCGCCGTTTCACATCTACGCGCTCACGGTCAACCTGCTGCTCGGTGTGCGCCTGGCCGCCGAGATCGTGCAGCACCTGCGCTTCGATCCCAAGGCCGCGCTGCGCGACATCGCCGAGAAACAACTCACCACCTTCTGCGGCGTGCCCACCATGTTCACCGCGGTGATCGGCGACCCCGACACGCCGCAGTACGACCTGCACTCGCTCAAGCTGTGCAACTCGGGCGGCGCGCCGCTGCCGATGGAAGTCGGCGAGCGTTTCCGCGCCATCACCGGCACCTGGCTGGCCGAAGGCTGGGGCATGACCGAAACCTCGCCCACCGGCACCTTCTCGCCCGCGCACGGCCAGCGCAAGGCGGGCTCGTGCGGCATTCCACATCCGGGCGTCGTCATCAAGATGCTCGACCTCGAAGACCCATCGCGCTACGTGCCGCTGGGCGAGAAGGGCGAGCTGTGCATCCAGGGCCCCAACGTGATGAAGGGCTACTGGAACAAGCCCGAAGCCACGGCCGACAGCACCACCTTCGACGGCTTCTTTCGCACCGGCGACGTGGGCTACATGGACGACGACGGCTTCGTCTTCATCGTCGACCGCTGCAAGGACATGCTGCTGTGCAGCGGCTACAACGTCTATCCGCGCGTGCTCGAAGAAGCCATCTACCAGCACCCGGCGGTGAACGAGGTGGCGGTGATCGGCGTGCCCGACGAGTACCGCGGCCAGTCGCCCAAGGCCTTCGTGATGCTCAAGGCCGGCGCCGAGCCCTTCACGCTGGCGCAGCTGCAGGCCTTTCTGAAGGAGCGCGTGGGCAAGCACGAGATGGTGCAGGCCCTGGAGATCCGCACCGCGCTGCCGAAGACGGCGGTCGGCAAGCTCTCGAAGAAGGACCTCGTGGACGAAGAGCTGCGCCGGCAAGCCGTCGCCGCAGCCACGGCCTGAGCACGTCAATCCCCACATTCCAACCGACGAAAGAGGCCACGCCATGGACCACCTGAGCAGCATGGACGCGTCGTTCCTGCACCTTGAAACCCCCGAGACGCCGATGCACGTCGGCAGCCTCATGCTCCTGGACCTGCCCGAGGGCTACCGGGGCGACTACTACGAAGACGTGAAAGGCATGCTGGGCAAGCGGCTGCACCTGGCGTCGGTGCTCACGCGCAAGCTCGCGCAGATGCCTTTCGAGCTGGCCGAGCCGGTGTGGATCGACGACGACGACATCGACCTCGACTACCACGTGCGCAGCCTCACGCTGCGCCGTCCCGGCACCATGGAGCAGCTGCACCACCTCGTCGCGCGGCTGCATTCGAGCCTGCTCGACCGCAGCCGCCCGCTGTGGGAGATGTACGTCATCGAAGGCCTGGAGAACGGCCAGGTGGCCTTCTACACCAAGGCCCACCACAGCGGCGTCGACGGCAAGGCCGGCACCGAGCTGGCCAAGGTGCTCTACGACACCACGGCGCAGATGCGCGAGGTGCGGCCCGCGCGCCGCAAGCGCGGCGGCGGAAGCCACTACCAGCTCGGCGTGGCCGAACTGCTGCAGGCGGCGGTGTCCAACTCGGCGCGCCAGTACCGCAAGCTCGCCGAGCTGCTTCCGGCCGCCGCGCGCGCGCTCACGGCGGCCGGCAGCGTGCTCGCGAGCCAGCAGACCGGCAAGGGCCAGCGCCGCCTCAGCCTGGGCATGGCGCCCAAGAGCATGTTCAACGACGCCATCACCAACCAGCGCTCGTACAGCACGATGTCGCTGCCCTTCGACGAACTGAAGGCGCTGGGCAAGCGCGTGGGCGGCACCGTCAACACCATCGTGATGGCGATGTGCAGCGAGGCGCTGGCCCGCTTCCTGAAAGAGCGCAACCTGCTGCCGAAAGAAGCGCTGATCGCCGGCGTGCCCGTGAGCCTGCGCGCGGAGGGCGACGACTCGATGAACAACCAGGTGTCGATGGTGCGCGTCGACCTCGCGACCGACATCGGCGACGTGGCCGAGCGCTTCAAGGCGATCCATGCGTCGTCCGAAGCGGCCAAGGCCGTGGTGCGCGAGCTCAAGCCGGTGCTTGGCGTGGACATGCCGATCACCGGTTCGCCCTGGCTCATGACCAGCCTGGCCTCGCTGTACGGCCGTTCCAACCTCGCGCGCCGCGTGCCGCCCGCGGCCAACGTGCTGATCTCGAACGTGCCGGGCCCGGGCGCCACGCTCTACGTGGCGGGCGCGCGGATGATGCACTTCTACCCGGTCTCCATTCCGTACCACGGCAGTGCGCTGAACATCACCGTGCAGAGCTACGCGGGCTCGCTCGACTTCGGTCTCACGGCCTGTCGCCGCATCCTGTCGCAGGAAGAGTCGTACGAGCTGATCGGCCACCTGCGCGCGGCGCTGCGGCAGATCGAGCGGCTGCCGAGCATCGAGGCCGCGGCCCAGCCGGGGGTCGCGAAAGAGGTGCAGGCCGAGGTCGTGCCCGCCAAGGCCCCGCGCCGCGCGAAGGCGCCTGCGGCGGCCAAGCGACGTGCCGCCGCTGCGGCTGTCGCGCCCGCCAGCAAGAAGCCCCGCGCGCCACGCAAGCCGGCCGCCGCTGCCAAGGGAAAGCGCGCCGCCGCTGCTGCTGCCTAGCCTTCCCGACGATCCTTCATCGACCGACCGACCCCCAAAGGAAGCGAGACCATGACCCCCACTTCTGCGCAGGCCCCCGCCCGCGCGCCGTACAACGCGGCGGACGAGGCTTTGTTTTCGAAGGTCAGCTGGCACCTGCTGCCGCTGTTGATCCTCTGCTACATCGTCGCCTTCATCGACCGCATCAACATCGGCTTCGCGCAGCTGCAGATGAAGCAGACGCTGGCCTTCAGCAACGAGGCCTACGCGCTGGGCGCGGGCATCTTCTTCATTGGCTACTTTCTGTTCGAGGTGCCGAGCAACCTCATGCTCGAGAAGATCGGCGCGCGCAAGACGCTGCTGCGCATCATGTTCTGCTGGGGGCTCGTGGCCTCGGCCATGATGTTCGTGGAGACGACCACGCAGTTCTACGTGCTGCGCTTCCTGCTCGGTGCGTTCGAGGCGGGCTTCTTCCCGGGGATCATCCTGTACCTCACCTACTGGTACCCCTCGGCGCGGCGCTGCAAGGTGATCTCGATCTTCATGACGGCCACCGCCATCGGCTACCTGCTGGCCGGCCCGCTGTCGGGCTGGATCATGAAGTACATGAACGGCCTGGGCGGCCACCATGGCTGGCAATGGCTGTTCGTGGTGCAGGGCCTGCCGGCCTCGGTGCTGGGCATCGTCGCGTTCTTCTACCTGAAGGACAAGCCCGAGCAGGCCCACTGGCTCTCGCCTTCCGAGAAGCTCGCGCTGCGCCACCACCTGGACAACGAGCCGCATGCGGTGGAGACCGCGTCGCACGGCTCGTTCTGGGCGCTGCTGCGCGACCCCAAGGTGTTCACGATGGCCTTCGTGTACTTCCTGTTCCTGGGCGCCAACTACACGCTGGTGTTCCTGGTGCCGACGCTCATCAAGAACTGGGGCGTGGGCGACGTGTTCATGGTCGGCCTGTTGTCGGCCATTCCGGCGGTCTTCGGCGCCGTCGGCATGGTGTTCGTCGGGCGCAGCTCCGACAAGCACCTGGAGCGGCGCAAGCACTTCTTCTTCTGCGTGGCGCTGGCTTCGGCGGGCCTGCTGGTGGCCGTCTTCAGCGGCGGCAACCTGGTGCTGGCGCTGGCAGGGCTTGCGGTCATGAGCATCGGCCAGTCGGCCAACACGCCCATCTTCTTCGCGGCCATCAGCGAGTACCTGCCGCGCAAGTCGGCGGCCGGCGGCATTGCGCTGATCAGCAGTCTGGGCAACCTCGGGCCCGCCGTGATGCCGGTGATCACCGCGTGGATCACTACTGCCAGTGGCAGCTCGGACAACAGCATGTTCCTGGCGATCGGGCTGTGGCTGTCGTCCGGCGTGGTCCTGCTGCTCGTCATGCGGCCCGCCGCCGCGCGCCGCTCGCAGCTCGCGACGGCCTGATTTTTCTTTCCCGCTCTTTCATTCACCCAAGGAGATTCGATTCATGGCAACCCGCAAGACCGCAACCGACACCGCCTCTGTCTTCCCCACGGCGCTGCCGTCGATGGGAGATTTCAGCAAGCTGATCGAGCAGCTCAAGCTGCCCGGCGTGGACGTCGGCGCACTCGTGGAGTGGCAGCGCAAGGACATGGAAGCGCTGGCCGAGGCCAACCGGCAGGCCTACGAAGGCATCCAGTCGCTCGCACAGCGGCGCGGCGAAATCCTGCGCGACACGCTGGCCCAGTGGCAGGACGCACTGAAGGACGCCACCGGCACCGACGCCCTCTCCAGGCAGACCGAGGCCGCGCAGCGCGGCGTGCAGCAGGCCGTCGACAACTTCCGCGAACTGGCGCAGCTCGAAGCGCAGGCGCGCAACAACAGCTGGAAGGTGGTGCAGGATCGGTTGAACGAGAACATGGCGAACCTGCAGCAGCTGCTGCAGCCGAAAAAATAGGAACGAGGGGCCTGCGCCCGCGGACGCAATGTCCGCGCAACGACTGCTGGTAGCCTTGCCGCATTGTCCAGGCGCGCCTCGACCTGCGAGGTCGCGCGATCCGGACGATTCAGAAAGGACTCAGCGCGTGGTTGTGACAGGGAGAAGATGGGGCGCATGCGCCGCGTTGATGGCGGCATTGCTGGTGGGCGCATGCTCCACCACGCCGGGCACGCCGGTGGCGGGCCCCGGCGAATACGTCGTGCAGACGGGCGACACGCTCTACCGCATCGCGCAGCGGCACGGCCGCACGACGGCCGAGATCGCCCGCTGGAACCAGATCAAGGACCCCGACCAGCTCGAAGCCGGCCAGGTGCTGCGCGTGGTGCCGCCGGGCGGCGCCACATCGGCGGGTGCCACGCCCCCGCCGCGCAGCAGCAGCAGTGGCGGCGGCAATGCAGAAAAGGCCAAGCCCGCCCCCGCACCTCGCGAGCGCGACCCCGTGGTGCCGCCCGCGTCGCGGCGCAGCGACTGGGGCTGGCCGTCGCAGGGCGCGGTCATCGCCGGCTTCAACGGCAACAGCAACAAGGGCCTCGACATCGCCGGCAGCAGCGGCGAACCCGTGCATTCGATCGGCGCCGGCTCGGTGGCCGCGACCGAAACCATGCGCGGCTACGGCAGCGTGATCATGGTCGACCACGGCGGCTCCTACATGTCGATCTACACCAACGTGGGCAGCGTGGGCGTGAAGCAGGGCCAGCGCGTGCAGCGCGGCCAGAAGCTCGCCGAGATCGGCCCGGCAGAGGGCGGCCGCGCCAGGCTGCACTTCGAGATCCGCTACCGCGGCAAGGCGGTCGATCCGCGGCTGTACCTGCCGGCGAAGTAGGCCGGGGCCGCCGCAGGTCATCCGTCCGGGTACCTGTTCACGAAGAGCCGATAGCCGAAACCGCGGATGGACACCAGCGACACATCCTTGTTGCCCGTCATCTGCAGCAGCTTGCGCAGCCGGGTCATGTGGACATCGATCGTGCGGGTCTGGCCCAGGGGCCCCGGGTCGCCCCAGACCGCGCGCAGGAGCTCCTCGCGCGAGAACGCGCGGTTCGCG
This window harbors:
- a CDS encoding HAD family hydrolase; translated protein: MTSIQAVVFDMDGILIDSEVLWRQAREEFAADHGMTWSAEDQESTMGCNTRMWSRLMVERLDLRARLGMDEAAIAREIKGRLLAKYETHLPEREGAIAAVRLAATRYKVALASGSPNELAAHVMKVTGLDKVFLAATYGDDVAHGKPAPDIYLDVLKKIGVKPEHAVGVEDSGNGIRSLRAAGMGIIAAPGPEFPLTDEVLGLADVRIVEMTAFDLDLVERASAAHMVRQQR
- a CDS encoding alpha/beta fold hydrolase, producing the protein MHRDLASTLFASSNGIELAYDCFGDPAAPPLLLIMGLGTQMIAWDEAFCERLAARGYRVIRFDNRDIGLSTRLSFAGIPDVAKLLGQALAGVPVSASQVPYTLADMADDAVGLLDALDMESAHIVGASMGGAIGQEIALRHPARVRTLVSIMATSGAPDLPPPQPQALQVLLTPTPLDRAGYIARQQQVMKVLRAGSHPDEEALDAARAERTFERGLHPAGYARQLAAIIASGSRRERLASLKVPTLVIHGDADPLVPIECGKDVARHVPGAKMVTIEGMGHALPKVTWGPVIDAIAGHAVAGR
- a CDS encoding AraC family transcriptional regulator, which encodes MHRSPPDFASRVYGPQRVAAIVATLVEEGITPGHTLSGSGLTEEQLRAPATRISYEQAAIVFRNAVRLAPGPTIAFRAGIRMHLTAYGMYGYGLLSSPTHADLMDFSIKYNRVMGPVAGPVSYACSGGTAVLPYEVLLSSDPQDPLYRFALEFAFAVHLRLGRDLFGPSFGLCALHVRFAEPEDLSAYRTLFGCPVAFGQPRDELRIGSPWVDHPPRLPDSVTHAMVSEMCQQVLADLPRSGGVSSVVRRTLIDHMPWRFPTIEPMASELSIHPRTLRRRLETEGTTYRGILADVRRVLAIEYLRTTRMTTEEIAERLGYSDASNFRHAFVRWTGRSPQDYRAAKA
- a CDS encoding esterase/lipase family protein, which codes for MTESSSMAPPSRRLLMLEWRAVAELSAFFTMAPMLRMAPSGDGHPVLVLPGLSASDASTQPLRAFLRDRGYRAHGWKLGPNLGPRPGVEDRMQARLAELNERYQRKVSIVGWSLGGVFARELARRAPSQVRSVITLGSPFAGEPRASNAWRLYERVSERKVEDWPERERMRTPPPVPASAIYSRSDGIVAWQGCRERETATSENIEVEGSHCGLGHNPVVLYAIADRLAQPEGEWKPFRREGLRRLLYLDPHRDVRKAA
- a CDS encoding long-chain-fatty-acid--CoA ligase — its product is MNSKPWLASYPEGVAWDHEITPTSVQQILTDAVAGFPDRPAIDFMGKRLNYRELGALVDRAAKGLQALGVRPGVHVGLFLPNTPHYLVALFGVLQAGGTVVNYSPLDAAKVLEHKIEDSQTDFLITLDLASLYPQMAAMLGTTRLKKLIVGNLAEMTGAPEQVAAQMKAKNETVEISGDEHHLRFSELLDNDGRYTPHPLGDPREALAILQYTGGTTGLPKGAMLTHANLSSACEQVVITQSGTPPVLQRGTERLLAVLPPFHIYALTVNLLLGVRLAAEIVQHLRFDPKAALRDIAEKQLTTFCGVPTMFTAVIGDPDTPQYDLHSLKLCNSGGAPLPMEVGERFRAITGTWLAEGWGMTETSPTGTFSPAHGQRKAGSCGIPHPGVVIKMLDLEDPSRYVPLGEKGELCIQGPNVMKGYWNKPEATADSTTFDGFFRTGDVGYMDDDGFVFIVDRCKDMLLCSGYNVYPRVLEEAIYQHPAVNEVAVIGVPDEYRGQSPKAFVMLKAGAEPFTLAQLQAFLKERVGKHEMVQALEIRTALPKTAVGKLSKKDLVDEELRRQAVAAATA
- a CDS encoding wax ester/triacylglycerol synthase family O-acyltransferase — protein: MDHLSSMDASFLHLETPETPMHVGSLMLLDLPEGYRGDYYEDVKGMLGKRLHLASVLTRKLAQMPFELAEPVWIDDDDIDLDYHVRSLTLRRPGTMEQLHHLVARLHSSLLDRSRPLWEMYVIEGLENGQVAFYTKAHHSGVDGKAGTELAKVLYDTTAQMREVRPARRKRGGGSHYQLGVAELLQAAVSNSARQYRKLAELLPAAARALTAAGSVLASQQTGKGQRRLSLGMAPKSMFNDAITNQRSYSTMSLPFDELKALGKRVGGTVNTIVMAMCSEALARFLKERNLLPKEALIAGVPVSLRAEGDDSMNNQVSMVRVDLATDIGDVAERFKAIHASSEAAKAVVRELKPVLGVDMPITGSPWLMTSLASLYGRSNLARRVPPAANVLISNVPGPGATLYVAGARMMHFYPVSIPYHGSALNITVQSYAGSLDFGLTACRRILSQEESYELIGHLRAALRQIERLPSIEAAAQPGVAKEVQAEVVPAKAPRRAKAPAAAKRRAAAAAVAPASKKPRAPRKPAAAAKGKRAAAAAA
- a CDS encoding MFS transporter; this encodes MTPTSAQAPARAPYNAADEALFSKVSWHLLPLLILCYIVAFIDRINIGFAQLQMKQTLAFSNEAYALGAGIFFIGYFLFEVPSNLMLEKIGARKTLLRIMFCWGLVASAMMFVETTTQFYVLRFLLGAFEAGFFPGIILYLTYWYPSARRCKVISIFMTATAIGYLLAGPLSGWIMKYMNGLGGHHGWQWLFVVQGLPASVLGIVAFFYLKDKPEQAHWLSPSEKLALRHHLDNEPHAVETASHGSFWALLRDPKVFTMAFVYFLFLGANYTLVFLVPTLIKNWGVGDVFMVGLLSAIPAVFGAVGMVFVGRSSDKHLERRKHFFFCVALASAGLLVAVFSGGNLVLALAGLAVMSIGQSANTPIFFAAISEYLPRKSAAGGIALISSLGNLGPAVMPVITAWITTASGSSDNSMFLAIGLWLSSGVVLLLVMRPAAARRSQLATA
- the phaP gene encoding TIGR01841 family phasin (Members of this family are phasins (small proteins associated with inclusions such as PHA granules). Note that several different families of phasins have been named PhaP despite very little sequence similarity to each other.), which produces MATRKTATDTASVFPTALPSMGDFSKLIEQLKLPGVDVGALVEWQRKDMEALAEANRQAYEGIQSLAQRRGEILRDTLAQWQDALKDATGTDALSRQTEAAQRGVQQAVDNFRELAQLEAQARNNSWKVVQDRLNENMANLQQLLQPKK
- a CDS encoding peptidoglycan DD-metalloendopeptidase family protein; protein product: MAALLVGACSTTPGTPVAGPGEYVVQTGDTLYRIAQRHGRTTAEIARWNQIKDPDQLEAGQVLRVVPPGGATSAGATPPPRSSSSGGGNAEKAKPAPAPRERDPVVPPASRRSDWGWPSQGAVIAGFNGNSNKGLDIAGSSGEPVHSIGAGSVAATETMRGYGSVIMVDHGGSYMSIYTNVGSVGVKQGQRVQRGQKLAEIGPAEGGRARLHFEIRYRGKAVDPRLYLPAK